The genomic segment TCCCCTCCAGCAGCGGAAACAGGGTGCTGCGTGTTCGGGAGAGGCGGATCTGGCTGTCTCGATAGTTGTGATTGCGCTCGCTGAACGCCGCCAGTTCCGATGACTCCTGGCTGTAGATCTTGATGGCGCCGATCCCGGAGAGGTCCTCCTGGATCAGGTCACTCAGATCGGCCAGATTTTCCTGCTGACGGCGCTGCTGATGCATCATGCGACTGCCGAAAAGCCGCACACAGGCCAGCATCACCGGATAGGGCCCGACCGCGACAAGGGTGAGCACGGGGTCGATCGCCAGCATGGCGGGCAGCGTGAGGCTGTACACCAAGGCGGTGTTGGTCAGGCTCAGGATTGAAAATCCCAGCAGCCGGCGGATGTTCTCAACATCACTTGTGGCGCGAGCGATCACCTCGCCGCTGCCGGTGCTCTGAACCCAGGCAGGCTCCTGCCTGAGCATGTGATCAAACACTCGTTGCCGCAGCTCGACTTCAACCTGACGCCCGACGCCGAAGACCAGCTGTCGGGAGAAGAGTCGGACCACGGCCATCACACTTGCCAGCAGGGCGATCCAGCCGGCCTGCTGCAAGACGCTTCCGTAATCGAATCCCCCCTGGAGCTCATCGACAGCACTGCGGACTTCCCTCGGGATCGTCACTCCCAGAAGGTTGACGATGACAAGGGCGATCGCCCCGAGCAGCACGGTGCGCCGGTGGGGGCGCAGATAGCGGCCGATCAGATCCAGGCGCAGGGCGGCCACGGCGTCAACCATGAGGAGCGCCAACCTAATCAGGCAACTGCATCAAGCTGTCAGAAGCACCGCTCAGCCCATGTCAGAACCGGAGTCCACGGATGCCTCCAGCCAGAGCCATCCCCTGGAGGCAAGCGATCGAGACCACCTGGACCGCATGCTGGCGAGGGAGTCGCCGCAGGATGGTGATCTGGCCGACCTGGCGCGCCTGCTGATTCGTTACGACGGCTTTCCGGGGGCTGATGATCTCCAGAGGGATATGCAGCGGCTTCTGTCGATCTGGAAACTCAGCCGTGATGAGCTCAACCAGCGGGTGAGAGGTCTCTGGACTGCGGGGTATCGCCCCGGCCCAGCCGGTGATGAGGCGGTTGGATCGGGATTTGATACCAGCGAGGCCGAGGGCAGCTGAGCGAATGCTGGTCACGAAAGCGCTTTTTGGGGGATAGTGGAGATGTCCCCATCACCCGGCCCGGAGTGCGTTGCACCCGGGTTTTTTTCTGTCACTGGTCCGTCGCCATGTCCTTTGAACGTCCGTCCTGGCCAGCACTTCTCGACAGCGTCATCGAAGGGCACCATCTCAGCGACGAGCAGTCCACTGCCCTGATGCGGGCCTGGCTGGCCGAGGAGCTCACGCCGGTTCAGACCGGTGGCTTCCTCATCGCCTTGCGTGCCAAAGGACTGGTGTCCGAGGAACTGGCGGCGATGGCGGCTGTTCTGCGTGAGGCATGCCCCCTTCCCTGTGAACGGCCCGAACTCCTGATGGTCGACACCTGTGGCACCGGTGGTGATGGTGCCGACACCTTCAACATCTCGACAGCTGTTGCTTTCACTGCGGCGGCCTGTGGCGTGTCGGTGGCCAAGCACGGCAACCGCAGTGCCAGCGGCAAGGTGGGCTCTGCCGATGTTCTGGAGGGTCTCGGTCTGCAGCTCAAGGCACCACTGGCAACGGTGGTGAAGGCCCTTTCAACGGCTGGTGTCACCTTTCTCTTCGCTCCGGCATGGCATCCGGCTCTCGTGAACCTGGCGCCTCTGCGACGCAGCCTTGGTGTTCGCACGGTGTTCAACCTGCTTGGACCGTTGGTGAACCCCCTCCGACCCCAGGCCCAGGTGCTGGGGGTGGCTCGCGAGCAACTTCTGCTGCCGATGGCAGGGGCCTTGCGGGATCTTGGAGTCCAGCGATCCATCGTTGTTCATGGTGCTGGAGGACTGGATGAAGCGTCCCTTGCCGGTCCCAATCAGTTGCAGATGATTGAAGCCGGCACCATCACGCCGCAGACCATCGCCCCCGAGGATGTCGGCCTGATCCAGGCTCCGCTGGAGGCACTCAAGGGTGGTGATCTGTCCGCCAATCAGGAGATCTTGCGTTCGGTGCTGCAAGGACGGGGCAGCCGCGCTCAGATGGATGTCGTGGCCTTCAACACGGCACTGGTGCTCTGGGCCGCCGGCCAGGAGCAGGATCTCGCACGGGCTGTGCAGCAGTCCCTGGATGTGATGGAACGTGGGCTGCCCTGGCAGCGCCTCGAGGGACTGCGTATGGCTTTGGCCGATCGAAATGGAGAATGAAGACAGATCGCTTCGCATCGGACAGCGCTGATGACTGATTCATCGTCCGCTGATGCTCATCTCATCCTTGCGGATGGCACCGTCCTCCGGGGCCGCTCATTCGGTCATCGGGGCTCCGTTGTCGGGGAGGTGGTGTTCAACACAGGAATGACTGGATATCAGGAAGTGATCACGGATCCGAGTTATGCGGGTCAGCTGGTCACATTCACCTATCCGGAGTTGGGAAACACCGGGGTGAATCCCGAGGACCAGGAGGCAGAGCGTCCCCATGCCCGTGGAGTGATTGCCCGCCAGCTGGCTCCGAGGCCGAGCAACTGGCGCTGTCAGCAGCCTCTCGACACGTGGATGGCTGAACACGATGTCGTCGGGATCTGCGGCATCGATACCCGAGCGCTCGTTCGTCATCTGCGGGAGGGCGGTGCCATGAACGGGGTGATCAGCAGCGATGGACGCTCCCAGACCGAGCTGTTGGCCGAGCTCCGCTCCGCTCCATCGATGGAAGGCCTCAACCTGGCTGATCA from the Synechococcus sp. KORDI-100 genome contains:
- a CDS encoding DUF3288 family protein, whose product is MSEPESTDASSQSHPLEASDRDHLDRMLARESPQDGDLADLARLLIRYDGFPGADDLQRDMQRLLSIWKLSRDELNQRVRGLWTAGYRPGPAGDEAVGSGFDTSEAEGS
- the trpD gene encoding anthranilate phosphoribosyltransferase; protein product: MSFERPSWPALLDSVIEGHHLSDEQSTALMRAWLAEELTPVQTGGFLIALRAKGLVSEELAAMAAVLREACPLPCERPELLMVDTCGTGGDGADTFNISTAVAFTAAACGVSVAKHGNRSASGKVGSADVLEGLGLQLKAPLATVVKALSTAGVTFLFAPAWHPALVNLAPLRRSLGVRTVFNLLGPLVNPLRPQAQVLGVAREQLLLPMAGALRDLGVQRSIVVHGAGGLDEASLAGPNQLQMIEAGTITPQTIAPEDVGLIQAPLEALKGGDLSANQEILRSVLQGRGSRAQMDVVAFNTALVLWAAGQEQDLARAVQQSLDVMERGLPWQRLEGLRMALADRNGE